From a single Carassius auratus strain Wakin chromosome 38, ASM336829v1, whole genome shotgun sequence genomic region:
- the LOC113056899 gene encoding uncharacterized protein LOC113056899, which yields MDQNLPSAKAVSQHFMNGWLKSEDDISPTLQPDFIKTEIQVKVEPDQDDSSVLDVNELRTFSRSQRNVKEEILDLGLQILPTGLMPPVEMEEELEIAANAHTSPDKPLNRRTHPSSKRKKCTDKKRTSRKRKPTEQIIPTKTNSDLSSERMKSFIMPGNVTQHPEKAVLSMTCLKNPAAEVTDKLREEYESIAAPDLESEVSDSCGPDLTEGQKTVLTDFEFSSEESSDEESEDHLSRWSKGDSYWSKYPPQNETVTSSQSCSGPAPGSSVETPKDAWELFMSENIIDEILQCTNLGGLRAALAKGKVWQKITKEELKAFIGLSLLIGAERSCDVPIRELFMDPLQNPLYRATMSVGRYQDLHRFLQFDNKKTRVAREASDHMAAFRNVWDLFLINCRKRFIPRDCVTVGEQLVPFQGRCKFLQHVPSRPTKSGIKIVWMCDAEVPYAIDGVIYTGRRPGEDTEENLAENTVLRLSNGLQQKGLNITMDSYFTSVPLAEKLFDKSLTMLGALHHKNPHVPPIMKPSKLRALHTSEFGFCGKVFMVSYVPKLKKAVILLSTMHTSDALNETSAKNKPEVIQYYSRTKGGVSSVKLMAENYTCKRQTKRWPMLLWYNMLDIAIVNSYSIFIAQHPSFTGGGHNTQRLFIKEIVKELVMPQIHRRREESPGLSMIILEAMDRCGMPTTLSAVSSELQEQSRLNRIRKRCYYCPSERDRKVSKFCSECSRPVCKDHSHMLVTCYRCMH from the exons ATGGATCAAAATTTGCCATCTGCAAAAGCAGTTTCCCAGCACTTTATGAATGGATGGTTGAAAAGTGAAGATGACATTTCACCGACCTTGCAACCAGACTTCATTAAGACAGAAATACAAGTTAAAGTGGAacctgatcaagatgactcttcAGTACTTGATGTGAACGAGCTGAGAACGTTTTCTCGTTCTCAGAGAAATGTTAAAGAGGAGATTTTGGACCTTGGTCTGCAGATCTTACCAACTGGCCTAATGCCTCCAGTTGAGATGGAAGAAGAGCTTGAAATCGCAGCGAACGCACACACTTCTCCAGATAAACCTCTGAACAGAAGAACTCACCCatcaagcaaaagaaaaaaatgtacagaCAAGAAAAGAACatcaagaaaaagaaaaccaacAGAACAAATTATACCAACTAAAACGAATTCTGATCTGTCAAGTGAAAGAATGAAATCTTTCATAATGCCGGGAAATGTCACACAACATCCAGAGAAAGCAG ttttgtctATGACGTGCCTTAAAAATCCTGCAGCGGAGGTTACAGATAAACTAAGAGAAGAATATGAATCCATTGCTGCCCCTGATTTGGAATCAGAGGTGTCTGATAGTTGTGGCCCAGATTTGACAGAAGGTCAGAAAACTGTCCTCACAGACTTTGAGTTCTCATCTGAGGAATCTAGTGATGAGGAGAGTGAAGATCACTTGAGTCGATGGAGCAAAGGAGACTCTTATTGGAGCAAATACCCTCCTCAAAACGAAACCGTGACCTCCTCACAGAGCTGTTCAGGCCCTGCACCAGGGTCTTCAGTAGAGACACCTAAAGATGCCTGGGAACTTTTCATGAGTGAAAACATCATTGATGAGATCCTGCAATGCACCAACTTGGGTGGACTGAGAGCAGCATTAGCAAAAGGCAAAGTGTGGCAAAAGATCACTAAAGAAGAGCTAAAAGCCTTTATTGGTCTGAGCCTTCTCATTGGTGCGGAGAGAAGTTGTGACGTCCCAATCCGGGAACTGTTTATGGATCCATTACAGAACCCACTATACAGAGCCACCATGTCTGTTGGTAGATATCAAGACCTTCACAGATTCCTGCAATTTGATAACAAGAAAACCAGAGTGGCAAGAGAGGCATCAGACCACATGGCAGCCTTCCGAAATGTGTGGGACCTGTTCCTGATCAACTGCAGGAAAAGGTTCATCCCGAGGGATTGTGTCACTGTGGGTGAGCAGCTTGTGCCATTCCAGGGAAGATGCAAGTTTCTGCAACACGTGCCAAGCCGCCCTACCAAGAGTGGCATAAAAATCGTTTGGATGTGCGATGCCGAGGTCCCCTACGCTATTGATGGGGTCATCTACACAGGCAGACGGCCGGGAGAGGACACTGAGGAGAACCTTGCAGAGAACACAGTCCTGAGGTTGTCCAATGGACTTCAGCAAAAAG GTCTCAACATTACAATGGACAGCTACTTCACCAGTGTCCCTCTGGCAGAGAAGCTTTTCGATAAAAGCTTGACCATGCTTGGGGCCCTTCACCATAAGAATCCACATGTGCCGCCGATTATGAAGCCATCCAAGTTACGAGCACTACATACCTCTGAGTTTGGTTTTTGTGGCAAAGTATTCATGGTGAGCTATGTGCCAAAACTAAAAAAGGCAGTGATTCTGTTGAGTACAATGCACACCAGCGATGCGCTGAATGAAACAAGTGCTAAAAACAAACCAGAGGTCATTCAGTACTACAGCCGCACCAAAGGAGGAGTCAGCAGTGTTAAGCTAATGGCTGAAAATTATACTTGCAAGCGGCAAACAAAGAGATGGCCTATGCTGCTTTGGTATAACATGTTGGATATTGCCATTGTAAACTCCTACTCCATTTTCATTGCTCAGCACCCTAGCTTCACGGGAGGTGGTCATAACACCCAGCGCTTGTTCATAAAAGAGATAGTGAAAGAGCTTGTAATGCCTCAGATACATAGGCGCAGAGAAGAAAGCCCTGGATTATCCATGATCATCCTTGAGGCCATGGACAGATGTGGgatgcccacaacattgtcagcTGTCAGTTCCGAGCTCCAAGAACAGAGCCGTCTGAACAGAATAAGAAAAAGATGTTATTACTGTCCATCTGAAAGAGACAGAAAAGTGAGCAAGTTCTGCAGTGAATGCAGTCGCCCTGTCTGCAAAGATCACAGTCACATGTTGGTGACTTGCTATCGGTGCATGCATTAA
- the paox gene encoding peroxisomal N(1)-acetyl-spermine/spermidine oxidase, whose protein sequence is MVVHELLQSMALRSARDSQIFIIGCGISGIGAAQKLLKHGFHNVHIIEATARSGGRIRTGRLGDNIIEIGANWIHGPSKENPVFRLACDYQLLDKESMSEENQAIDVGGHPLFVPNWFTSSGRKLGLETMGPVVEFFMKLLERSQQFHDSGGEPLPSVGEFVKAEAERLAPEEWKEGQANTAVKLAMINTLLKLECCVSGTHTMDDVALGAFGMYKTLPGLDCTFPGGYEGLIDHMIKELPKDIVLYNKPVKCIHWNYTKSGPSGTSFPVTIECVNGETFAADHVIVTVPLGYLKKHQSTFLSPPLPLHKMHSIQRMGFGTNNKIFLEFEQPFWDEDCELIYFVWEDETHLADVVPDVKMSWIRKLVSFTVLKPTERYGHVLCGWIAGRESEYMETLSEHEVLHSVTQLLRRFTGNPTITPRKLLRSQWFHEPYSCGSYTYVAKGCSGYDIDNLAEPLPLKGSNSKSLQVLFAGEATHRSFFSTVHGALLSGWREAERLASHYTPASGSFSSKL, encoded by the exons ATGGTCGTGCACGAACTGCTTCAATCAATGGCGCTACGTTCAGCTCGTGATTCTCAGATATTTATAATCGGATGCGGCATCTCGGGAATTGGTGCAGCTCAGAAGTTACTTAAACACGGTTTTCATAATGTACACATCATAGAAGCAACTGCGAGAAGCGGGGGGAGAATACGAACGGGCAGACTGG GTGATAACATTATAGAGATCGGTGCCAACTGGATCCATGGCCCATCGAAGGAAAACCCAGTGTTTCGTTTGGCATGTGACTACCAGCTCCTTGACAAAGAGTCAATGTCTGAAGAAAACCAGGCCATTGACGTTGGTGGTCATCCGTTGTTTGTTCCCAACTGGTTTACCAGTTCAGGACGGAAACTGGGGCTTGAGACGATGGGGCCAGTGGTGGAGTTTTTCATGAAACTTCTGGAAAGGAGTCAGCAGTTCCACGACAGTGGTGGAGAACCTCTGCCGAGCGTTGGGGAGTTTGTCAAGGCTGAGGCTGAACGACTGGCCCCGGAGGAGTGGAAGGAGGGCCAGGCTAACACTGCAGTAAAATTGGCCATGATAAACACACTGCTCAAGCTGGAGTGCTGCGTCAGTGGAACCCACACGATGGATGATGTAGCCCTGGGAGCCTTCGGCATGTATAAAACTCTCCCAGGATTGGACTGCACTTTCCCAGG AGGTTACGAAGGTTTAATTGATCACATGATAAAGGAACTTCCCAAGGACATAGTCTTGTACAACAAGCCAGTGAAATGCATTCACTGGAACTACACCAAGAGTGGACCATCAGGAACATCATTTCCTGTTACGATTGAATGTGTGAATGGAGAGACATTTGCAGCAGACCATGTAATTGTCACAGTCCCACTGG GGTACCTTAAGAAGCACCAGAGCACTTTCCTGAGCCCTCCTCTTCCACTGCATAAAATGCACTCCATCCAGAGAATGGGCTTTGGGACCAACAACAAGATCTTTCTTGAGTTCGAGCAGCCTTTCTGGGATGAAGACTGTGAATTGATCTACTTCGTCTGGGAGGACGAGACACATCTTGCTGATGTTGTTCCTGATGTAAAGATGTCCTGGATTAGAAAGTTAGTTTCGTTCACTGTGCTGAAGCCCACAGAGAG gTATGGGCATGTGCTGTGTGGATGGATCGCAGGACGGGAGTCTGAGTACATGGAAACTCTGTCTGAACATGAAGTGCTGCACAGTGTCACACAGCTCCTGCGCAGATTCACTG GAAATCCAACTATTACACCAAGGAAACTTTTAAGATCTCAGTGGTTCCATGAACCCTATTCCTGTGGATCGTACACCTATGTGGCCAAAGGTTGCTCAGGATATGACATAGATAACCTTGCTGAACCCTTGCCGCTGAAAGGATCAAATTCTAAG TCTTTGCAGGTGTTGTTTGCAGGAGAAGCCACACACAGGTCTTTCTTCTCTACAGTTCATGGAGCGCTGCTAAGCGGCTGGAGAGAAGCAGAGCGTCTTGCATCTCACTACACTCCTGCCTCTGGGTCATTCTCATCTAAACTATGA
- the rassf4a gene encoding ras association domain-containing protein 4a has translation MDPDKTSYVRLNEEKVIAKSDILSLLKTYNCYHEGKSFQLRIREEEGELIVEGLLNISWGLRRPIRLEMHDDNERFRYACTSAWRSESSESSRNENAEHQFCSEPNNNKISASPIPSADGAEEDIPQLLRTRSDASFMNIQRRSKIHNTADSQRIKRHRFSINGHFYNHKTSVFTPSYGSVTNVRVNSTLTTQQVLNLLLNKFRVENKADEFGLYLVHESGERAKLKDTEYPLVSRLLHGPCEKIARIFIMEKDLGEEITYDVAQYIKFEMPVLGSFIKKLKEEEEREILKLTRKYSALRSMILQKLDGISNTANYL, from the exons ATGGATCCTGACAAGACCTCCTATGTGAGGCTGAATGAGGAGAAAGTAATTGCAAA GTCTGATATTTTGTCCCTTCTAAAAACGTACAACTGTTATCATGAGGGAAAAAGCTTCCAGCTTCGGATTCGTGAG GAAGAGGGCGAGCTGATCGTGGAGGGTTTACTCAACATCTCCTGGGGCCTGAGGAGGCCAATCAGACTGGAAATGCACGATGACAACGAGCGCTTTCGTTATGCCTGCACGAGTGCGTGGAGGTCGGAGAGCTCAGAGTCCAGCAG GAATGAAAATGCTGAACACCAGTTTTGTTCAGagcccaacaacaacaaaatcagtGCCTCACCTATACCCA GTGCGGATGGAGCTGAGGAGGACATCCCTCAACTGCTGAGAACGAGAAGTGACGCGAGCTTCATGAATATCCAAAGAAGATCCAAAATCCACAACACTGCCGATTCACAGAGGATAAAAAGACACCGCTTCTCCATCAACGGCCATTTTTATAACCacaaa ACATCAGTTTTTACTCCGTCATATGGATCAGTGACTAATGTGCGAGTGAACAGCACTTTGACAACACAGCAAGTTCTTAACCTACTCCTTAATAAGTTTCGG gttgagaaTAAGGCAGATGAGTTTGGCCTCTACCTAGTCCATGAATCAGGGG AGAGAGCAAAACTTAAGGACACAGAATATCCTTTGGTATCTCGTCTGTTGCATGGTCCATGTGAAAAAATCGCTCGAATATTTATTATGGAAAAGGACCTTGGTGAAGAGATAACGTATGAT GTTGCACAGTATATTAAGTTTGAAATGCCTGTTTTGGGCAGTTTTATCAAGAAATTGAAAGAGGAGGAAGAGCGAGAGATTTTAAAACTAACAAGAAA ATACAGTGCACTGAGATCAATGATATTGCAAAAATTGGATGGCATCTCTAATACTGCAAATTATTTGTGA
- the si:ch73-6k14.2 gene encoding protein DEPP, with protein MKPRRLLLSVAPLPTITESREDLSQSLEEYMNSIKELAQPACGPLRISRTQRRKPMGKQAGTISASRSTCRALQPRRASLGLDEAMLRFNSQMDRGSKDPLDWLFAQTHLQSHGEDLRRTDSAPAALWLL; from the coding sequence ATGAAACCCAGAAGATTACTCTTGTCTGTGGCTCCTCTACCGACAATAACAGAGTCACGTGAGGACCTCTCGCAGTCCCTGGAGGAATACATGAACTCCATCAAGGAACTTGCCCAGCCTGCTTGTGGTCCTTTGAGGATATCCAGGACTCAGAGACGTAAGCCCATGGGGAAGCAAGCTGGTACTATCTCAGCATCACGCAGCACTTGCCGGGCTCTGCAGCCCCGCCGCGCTTCGCTGGGTCTGGACGAGGCCATGCTGAGGTTCAACAGTCAGATGGACCGGGGCTCTAAAGACCCACTGGACTGGCTGTTTGCACAGACACACTTACAGTCACATGGAGAGGATTTACGCAGGACAGACAGTGCACCTGCTGCTTTGTGGTTACTCTAA